From the genome of Metarhizium brunneum chromosome 4, complete sequence, one region includes:
- the alp1_1 gene encoding Alkaline protease 1, with translation MPQVTAQDNPPWNLRAISHRSPQRWPTALRKSKYYYNIWSDSKTYYAYVLDSGIRITHGEFEGRAGNLWTAFKDAGNQPNYEDESGHGTHVAGIIASKTYGVSKSAQVLSVRVFDSAGSAPMSQILAGYNKAVNDIIDKGRYSHAVINYSGSKSRALYSAIDRAYRSPRGYILTITTAGNDNQKATGQPTGFVTNAIVVGAIEPDWSIAPFSNFGYTVNIFAPGSKIVSLSHKSNTATMTMSGTSMAAPHVAALALNAMAIYNKHPSAIRSFLKDTATKDRVTGNLHGSPNLLANNNNDQQKSA, from the coding sequence ATGCCTCAGGTAACAGCTCAGGACAACCCACCTTGGAACCTCCGAGCTATTTCTCACCGGTCTCCCCAAAGATGGCCGACTGCCCTTCGCAAATCCAAATATTACTACAATATCTGGAGCGACTCTAAGACGTATTATGCATACGTTCTTGACTCGGGTATTCGAATCACACATGGAGAGTTTGAGGGCCGTGCCGGAAACCTCTGGACTGCCTTCAAGGACGCTGGTAACCAGCCCAATTACGAGGACGAAAGTGGTCACGGCACCCACGTTGCCGGAATTATTGCCTCCAAGACCTATGGAGTGTCTAaaagtgctcaagtgctctctGTTAGAGTGTTTGACTCTGCCGGATCAGCGCCCATGTCTCAAATTTTGGCGGGATATAACAAAGCCGTGAATGACATTATTGATAAAGGCCGATACAGTCATGCCGTCATTAACTATTCTGGTAGTAAATCGCGGGCACTCTACTCTGCAATTGATAGAGCTTATCGTTCACCTCGTGGATATATTCTAACTATTACAACCGCCGGCAACGATAATCAGAAAGCTACTGGACAGCCAACGGGCTTCGTCACAAACGCTATAGTTGTCGGAGCTATTGAACCAGATTGGAGCATTGCCCCGTTTTCCAACTTCGGATACACAGTTAATATTTTTGCCCCGGGAAGCAAAATCGTCTCTCTTTCACACAAAAGCAATACTGCTACTATGACAATGTCAGGCACCTCAATGGCTGCACCTCATGTTGCCGCACTGGCTTTGAATGCCATGGCAATTTACAACAAACACCCCTCTGCCATTCGCTCCTTCCTTAAAGACACTGCCACAAAGGATCGAGTTACGGGTAACCTTCATGGCTCCCCAAACCTGCTTGCGAATAACAATAATGACCAGCAGAAGTCAGCTTAA